The Coffea arabica cultivar ET-39 chromosome 2c, Coffea Arabica ET-39 HiFi, whole genome shotgun sequence genome includes the window TTTCTGCAAATCGGCAAGGTTACATTGTGATATGAGACTAAGTGAattgaattcttttttttcttaagcTCCAAATGCCTGTTACTAAACTTAGTTGAGCAGGTAGAGCCTAGAGGATGTGCTTTCACTAGTAGATTCAGTCTAAAGGAATAGTATAATGATGTGATTACATGATAGTTGGTAGAGACTGATGGATAAATCCAAAGCAGGCGTCATCGTCAATGTAAATTGGGTCAAAAAAAGCTTGCACttctatgattttttttttttttgagagatgCACTTCTGTCATTTTATAATGCACTATGCACCAGCTGATGAGGATTTTCTTTATTGCTACATAAAATAGAATTAGCTTAGTTTTTGAGGCCATCCCGATGATAATGGTTGTAATTTATTAAAATGTGTGATTCATGAACTTAATTAAAGTACCTCTTTTTTTCATCGCTTGTTATCTCTGCCAATTTCAAATATCAAGACAATTACACATTCTTGAGGGTTCTTCGGCATCAAATGGCATTCATAAAAAAGGATTACATTGTACCAGTTGTATGTAACTGGCATCGGACAGCTGATGCATCTATGACAACTCTTTTAAAGAAGTTAAAAGACTAGCTATCACACTATTCCGGATATGTTGTCACCTAAAAGGTAAATTAAAATAGGACCATATTGGTATTAGGCAGTGATAAGAAAATGATGCTATTACTACTCGTGCAGGATTGAATATCCATAGATAATTGGATGAGCTTGTTCAAATTCTCTCTCACAAAACGTACTTTGCTTCTATTTATCAGAAATCTTAGAAAGTTGAAGTACACAAAAAACTTCCATCAGTTTGATATAGACTTCAAGAGGCATTGCAAGGAGGGTAAACTACCAAACTATGCAGTAGTTGAACAGAGATATTTTGAAACAAAACTCGTACCAGGGAACGATGATCATCCACCACATGATGTCTCTGAAGGCCAGAAATTTGTGAAAGAAGTCTATGAAGCAATAAGGTCAAGTCCCCAGTGGAATGAAATGTTGTTCATTATCATCTATGACGAACATGGGGGATTTTATGATCATGTTCCAACTCCTGTCACCGGAATTCCAAGCCCAGATGACAAAGTAGCTCCTGCACCCCATAATTTCAGGTTTGATCGCCTTGGCATTAGGGTTCCAGCTATTCTGGTTTCTCCCTGGATTGAACGTGGAACTGGTATGTTAAGCATTAACATTTTGTACTTGATACTTTAGTGCTTAGACATATAGTTTTGTACTTAATGTTGTTCTGGTCAAGTTGTTAACCAGCATAAATGTAACATATTGGCAAAGCAGTGTTACATGGGCCATCAGGGCCATATCCTACATCGGAGTTTGAACATTCATCAATTCCAGCCACTGTTAAGAAGATTTTCAATTTAAAAGAGTTCTTGACAAAGAGAGATGCATGGGCAGGCACTTTGGAATGTGTTCTGAATAGGGGCAGCCCCAGAAGTGATTGTCCAGGTAACCCTTCATAATCCTTTTTCTTGCATAAAATATTTGGCAAATGATATTACCTATAGTTGGTATTTTAATGTCaatataattttcttttaaaatgatTAATTTACCCCTTCACTAGTCAAAGATTGGGTTCAcattaaatttgtcaaattttcaagaaaattggcATCAAGAGACTTGCCAAAACATTttcattgtttcttttttatttcattagATTTTAAAACGTATAAACTGGAAACAGGGGTCAAAACACTAGATCACTATCAACCACAAGCTCCTGCTAACACAAGCCCCTAGTACAAACTTAAGCTCCCAAAATCCAACACTTTATCAAAAGACTGTTTTTTCTGATTTCCTACTTCAAAATTAGATGGAGAATTATTAGCTCACAGAATTCAAGCTGAATtagtaatcatcaaatttctcGACATTCTAGAAAAAAGGGAGGAGAAATATTCTACGGAACAGGAtagtcagaaaaaaaaaaaaaaaaaaaagagttctgCAGGTCGAAAATTTGACTCTAAAAAAAATGTttgcaatgatacatgatgacAGTTATGTTGCCGGAGCCAGTAAAATTAAGAGATAGGGAAGCCAATGAAGAATCAAAGCTGAGTGAGTTTCAAGAAGAGTTGGTGCAATTGGCTGCTGTATTGAGCGGAGATCTTGCAAAGGACATCTATCCACAGAAAATACTGGAGAATATGAAAGTCATTGAGGCTGTAAACTATGTTGAAAATGCATTCCAGAAATTCAGAGACGAATGTGATAACGCCTTCAAGACTGGAGCCGATGAATCTAATATTGTTTGTGCACCAAGTCCACCACCCGAAAAGCATCGATCGAAATCCTTAGCTCATAAAATCTTGTCATGCATTGCCTGTCACCGTTGATTCATGGTCTGCGCATGTAAAGTAATTAATCCAAATGCACCCATTGGACACTGAATTGGGTTTTGTTGGGCAATTTTGCAGCCTATGGAGAATGAGCTCTCTCATATGTGGTTTGGCAATTGTTGGTAGATTCGTGGTTTTGACTATGAATTCGGACTTATACCCCCTATAGCACCAAAACATAACAAAAaaagacaatttttttttgattacTAATCTAGTTTATTGAGTAAAGAAAAATTACGATACTAGTTATATGTTATTTTTAGTACCATGGACTAATGTATTACAAGATTACAAAGTAATCGCGAAAATATCCATTTTTGTTGAAAAGTAAAATACAGCATGCATTGGTTATCAAGACATAACTACGCAAGGACAGTCTTGTGCACAAAAAAAACAGAGGCCATCAAAAGCTACCCAAGAAGGATAGGCCTCGGGTGGTAGATCAAGATTAACTGGAACTGATTGAAGGCTATTGGCTATTTCGCTGGTGCTATTAGAACATGAACGTGAAAATGGTTAAGCTGTCAATTAGTTTGTTGCGTATACAAGCTGCTGAAAtcattagttagttagttaTGGAAATGGCCGCTGCCTCAGTAGGCTATCCACCGCCTCAATGGCTGTATAAATAGAAGCAGTAGGAGAAGGAAAATCATCATCTGGATTGAAACAAGAGTTCCTCGTTCATTTATGTATATTTCTCTGTCCTTTCATCATCAATACAATAATTCCTTATGCTTATGAATTGCTGCTCGATTATTTTGCAATTCCTGAGTTAAGGAATCTTGATCTTTACTGCTTTCTGCAttagtggtatcagagttggGTTATCCAGCTCAGAGGTCAGAGATGGCAGAAGACACTAGATCACATGACAACAGAAAACTTGGAAGAACACGTAAAGGCCATGTTGAGAGAGAAACAAGATCAATTTGAGAAATAAATGACGGCACTAAGGAATCTGAGTTGCATACGCAGAAAAATCAGACGGAAGGGAACTCTTCTCCTCAAAATTCTGGATCTTTTGGGGTTAATGGAGGTAACTATCAGATTCCAACACGATTTTCTAGACTTGATTTTCCCAAATTTAATGGGGAGGATTTTAGAGGTTGGCTGTACGAGCAGTTCTTTGAGGTGGATGAAACTCCACCTGCTTTGAAGGTAAAAATGGCAGCAGTGAACTTGAAGGGTAAGGCTCTGCAATGGCACCAAGTCTACATGAAGTCCAAGTTGACTCGAGAGGACCTTCGTCGGAGGAGTATATCAGGGTATTAtcttcaagatttggagattaTCTGTATGATGACCCAATAGGAGAACTGAAGGAATTAAAGCAAATTGGTACTGTGTTAATGTACCAGGAACAATTTGAAAAGTTACTCAACAGGATAGATTTACCTGAAGATTATGCAACAAGCTGCTTCTTAAGTGGgttaaaaccagaaattcagcTGGCTGTTTAGATGTTCATGCCCAAGAATGTGGCCCATGCAAGCGCGCTTGCAAAGATAGAGGCGGCAAGGCTGAATATGCAATAGAAGGCCAAAGTCAACACCAAGGTATCTCCTAATCTC containing:
- the LOC113722891 gene encoding non-specific phospholipase C3 isoform X1 — encoded protein: MPEPAMEYPIKTILVLVQENRSFDHMLGWMKSLNPEIDGVTGTESNPLSTSDPDSNRIYFGDQSGNVEPDPGHSFEAIYEQVFGVPWTGGQSSTSSASQNLPPTMEGFAQNAERIQKGMAEIVMNGFRPESLTVYKELISEFAVCDRWFSSIPTLTQPNRLFIHSATSYGAIANDTKMLIQGYPQKTIFESLEECGCTFGIYHQYPPSTLFFRNLRKLKYTKNFHQFDIDFKRHCKEGKLPNYAVVEQRYFETKLVPGNDDHPPHDVSEGQKFVKEVYEAIRSSPQWNEMLFIIIYDEHGGFYDHVPTPVTGIPSPDDKVAPAPHNFRFDRLGIRVPAILVSPWIERGTAVLHGPSGPYPTSEFEHSSIPATVKKIFNLKEFLTKRDAWAGTLECVLNRGSPRSDCPVMLPEPVKLRDREANEESKLSEFQEELVQLAAVLSGDLAKDIYPQKILENMKVIEAVNYVENAFQKFRDECDNAFKTGADESNIVCAPSPPPEKHRSKSLAHKILSCIACHR
- the LOC113722891 gene encoding non-specific phospholipase C3 isoform X2; translated protein: MPEPAMEYPIKTILVLVQENRSFDHMLGWMKSLNPEIDGVTGTESNPLSTSDPDSNRIYFGDQSGNVEPDPGHSFEAIYEQVFGVPWTGGQSSTSSASQNLPPTMEGFAQNAERIQKGMAEIVMNGFRPESLTVYKELISEFAVCDRWFSSIPTLTQPNRLFIHSATSYGAIANDTKMLIQGYPQKTIFESLEECGCTFGIYHQYPPSTLFFRNLRKLKYTKNFHQFDIDFKRHCKEGKLPNYAVVEQRYFETKLVPGNDDHPPHDVSEGQKFVKEVYEAIRSSPQWNEMLFIIIYDEHGGFYDHVPTPVTGIPSPDDKVAPAPHNFRFDRLGIRVPAILVSPWIERGTVLHGPSGPYPTSEFEHSSIPATVKKIFNLKEFLTKRDAWAGTLECVLNRGSPRSDCPVMLPEPVKLRDREANEESKLSEFQEELVQLAAVLSGDLAKDIYPQKILENMKVIEAVNYVENAFQKFRDECDNAFKTGADESNIVCAPSPPPEKHRSKSLAHKILSCIACHR